One stretch of Pelmatolapia mariae isolate MD_Pm_ZW linkage group LG3_W, Pm_UMD_F_2, whole genome shotgun sequence DNA includes these proteins:
- the LOC134646890 gene encoding uncharacterized protein LOC134646890, with the protein MYRFMHQLKHWTPGNDDEVRWKAYGGERTAGTGPRRVNGGERTAGTGPRRADGGERTAGTGPRRADGGERTAGTGPRRADGGERTAGTGPRRGRGIFTLANFKQGDFVVEYRGELIDATEAEHRRNLYPSACSVFMFEFIWKQKTLCIDGALEDGSFGRLVNDEHRTPNCRMKLIEAEGKPHLCLFALKEIAAGSEITYDYGGKEWPWRKKLKIASIPSGQQCVAEPIAHDVEHHVISTDSFTDRELRAECQSSRPTADNSEHEVHSVGGQRGTSSLKELIGEVGVQCRELSPQAFSEELTSESKSKEVPQSSRAVPNDSACELKIASIPSGQQCVAEPIAHDVEHHVISTDSFTDRELRAECQSSRPTADNSEHEVSMDSSVY; encoded by the exons atgtatcgtttcatgcatcagttaaaacactggaCTCCAG GGAACGACGACGAGGTACGGTGGAAAGCATACGGCGGAGAGCGCACCGCGGGGACCGGACCACGACGAGTGAACGGCGGAGAGCGCACCGCGGGGACCGGACCACGACGAGCGGACGGCGGAGAGCGCACCGCGGGGACCGGACCACGACGAGCGGACGGCGGAGAGCGCACCGCGGGGACTGGACCACGACGAGCGGACGGCGGAGAGCGCACCGCGGGAACCGGACCACGACGAG GTCGTGGCATCTTCACTTTAGCCAATTTCAAACAAGGAGACTTTGTGGTCGAGTATAGAGGGGAGCTTATTGATGCAACTGAAGCTGAACACAGACGTAACCTGTACCCCAGCGCATGTTCagtcttcatgtttgaattcaTATGGAAGCAGAAGACATTGTG TATTGATGGAGCACTTGAAGATGGGTCATTTGGGCGACTAGTAAACGATGAACACAGGACACCAAATTGCAGAATGAAGTTGATTGAAGCAGAAGGGAAGCCACATCTCTGCCTTTTTGCACTGAAGGAAATTGCGGCAGGAAGTGAAATTACTTATGACTATGGTGGGAAAGAATGGCCCTGGCGGAAAAAG CTAAAGATCGCAAGCATCCCTTCTGGTCAACAGTGTGTTGCAGAGCCTATTGCCCATGACGTGGAGCACCATGTGATCTCTACAGACTCATTCACAG ACAGAGAATTAAGAGCAGAGTGTCAGTCATCTAGACCTACAGCAGACAACTCTGAGCATGAG GTGCATTCTGTTGGAGGTCAGCGTGGCACTTCTTCTCTGAAAGAGTTAATTGGTGAAGTTGGTGTCCAGTGTCGGGAGTTGTCACCCCAAGCGTTCTCAGAAGAACTTACCAGTG AGAGCAAATCGAAAGAGGTGCCACAATCATCCAGAGCTGTGCCTAATGACTCTGCTTGTGAG CTAAAGATCGCAAGCATCCCTTCTGGTCAACAGTGTGTTGCAGAGCCTATTGCCCATGACGTGGAGCACCATGTGATCTCTACAGACTCATTCACAG ACAGAGAATTAAGAGCAGAGTGTCAGTCATCTAGACCTACAGCAGACAACTCTGAGCATGAGGTTAGCATGGATTCATCTGTTTACTAA